From Desulfuromonas soudanensis, the proteins below share one genomic window:
- a CDS encoding two-component system sensor histidine kinase NtrB produces the protein MIGNTEEGRGGSAPSLRQLTWFLAIRVLVLVLFLGGSILLRFADGSEMAGSPLPYLYALVGISILQTLGSALWLPRIVLFRRFVQLQVVWDLLFSVSLIYVTGGIGSLFSFLFLLVIISASFFLSRHEIYFVASAAAILYGSLLDLQYYGYLPLLEGLVFPKQVDGQTYFFAVFINVTAFFLTAFLGGTLSERLKRSVQAFEKKAIDYEELGNLNRTILANISSGLMIVNSQGRIRSFNVAASKLTGLSLEEVYDRDVRALFPGFAAFDNGSLQVVKRGEGEFVDPSGRSLLLGYSSTLVRDPDEQPSALLITFQDLTAFKEMQEQLQRSDRLAAVGRLASGMAHEIRNPLASISGSVQLLMETGAVDKAGLRLMGIVVREVDRLNGLLTDFLVYAKPSPPRFEAVDLSALFDELAEMVTVDPRFAAVKIRREYSPGVVVSVDRKQFRQALWDLVINGAEAMPEGGTLTLGVSRDGSRIYVEDTGRGIPEGIKERIFEPFFTTKDFGTGLGLASVLTIVEAHGGRIEAETGRNGGALFTIYLASDETGR, from the coding sequence ATGATCGGAAATACCGAAGAGGGAAGGGGCGGCAGCGCCCCTTCCCTGCGACAGCTGACCTGGTTTCTGGCCATCCGGGTGCTCGTTCTCGTGTTGTTCCTCGGGGGGAGCATTCTGTTGCGTTTTGCCGATGGCAGCGAGATGGCCGGCTCCCCATTGCCCTATCTCTATGCTCTGGTCGGCATCTCCATTCTGCAGACCCTCGGTTCCGCCCTCTGGCTGCCGAGGATTGTCCTCTTCCGGCGTTTTGTTCAGCTTCAGGTGGTCTGGGACCTCCTTTTTTCCGTATCGCTCATCTATGTCACCGGCGGCATCGGCAGCCTCTTCTCCTTTCTCTTCCTTCTGGTCATCATCAGCGCCAGTTTTTTTCTCAGCCGTCATGAGATCTATTTCGTGGCTTCGGCGGCGGCTATTCTTTACGGCAGCCTGCTCGATCTTCAGTATTACGGGTATCTGCCGCTGCTGGAGGGGCTCGTCTTTCCGAAGCAGGTGGACGGTCAGACTTATTTTTTCGCCGTTTTCATCAATGTCACCGCCTTTTTCCTCACCGCCTTTCTTGGCGGAACGCTCTCCGAACGCCTGAAACGCAGTGTCCAGGCCTTCGAAAAAAAGGCGATTGACTACGAGGAACTGGGCAATCTCAACCGCACCATTCTGGCCAACATCAGCAGCGGCCTGATGATCGTTAATTCCCAGGGACGAATTCGTTCCTTCAATGTCGCGGCAAGCAAGCTGACCGGTCTGTCCCTCGAAGAGGTCTACGATCGGGACGTCAGGGCACTGTTCCCGGGATTCGCCGCCTTTGACAACGGCTCGCTCCAGGTCGTCAAGCGCGGCGAGGGCGAATTTGTCGACCCTTCCGGGCGCAGTCTCCTCCTCGGTTATTCCTCGACACTGGTCAGGGATCCCGATGAACAGCCGAGCGCCCTCTTGATCACCTTTCAGGATCTGACGGCGTTCAAGGAAATGCAGGAGCAGTTGCAGCGCTCCGACCGCCTGGCGGCTGTTGGCCGCCTCGCTTCGGGGATGGCTCATGAGATCCGCAATCCTCTCGCCTCGATCAGCGGCTCGGTGCAGCTGCTGATGGAGACCGGCGCCGTCGATAAGGCCGGGCTCCGGCTGATGGGGATCGTGGTCCGGGAGGTCGATCGCCTCAACGGCCTCCTGACCGATTTTCTCGTCTATGCCAAGCCCTCGCCGCCGCGATTCGAAGCCGTCGATCTCTCGGCCCTCTTCGATGAACTGGCCGAGATGGTCACCGTCGACCCCCGATTTGCCGCGGTGAAAATCCGCCGCGAGTACTCGCCGGGGGTCGTAGTTTCCGTGGACCGAAAGCAGTTTCGCCAGGCCCTCTGGGATCTGGTGATCAATGGCGCCGAAGCGATGCCCGAAGGAGGGACTCTCACGCTCGGGGTGAGCCGCGATGGCTCCAGGATCTATGTCGAGGACACGGGGAGGGGGATCCCCGAAGGGATCAAGGAGCGAATTTTCGAGCCGTTTTTCACGACCAAGGATTTCGGCACCGGCCTCGGTCTGGCCAGCGTCCTCACCATTGTCGAGGCCCACGGCGGCCGGATCGAAGCCGAAACGGGGCGAAACGGGGGAGCTCTGTTCACGATTTATCTGGCATCGGATGAAACTGGCCGATGA